The genomic interval CTTGAAGTCGAGCCGTTGATCCGGATCAATAAAAGGAAAGCCCCGGCAGAATCTGACCGGGGCTTCCTTTATATCAGTTGGTTTGCAGCCGTGGTTTTCACTCCACGGCCTTCACCATGTCCTCGATGACTTTCTTGGCGTCACCAAACACCATCATGGTCTTGTCCAGGTAGAACAGTTCGTTGTCCAGGCCGGCATAGCCGCTGGCCATGGAGCGCTTGTTGACGATGATGGTCTTGGCTTTGAACGCTTCGAGGATTGGCATACCGGCAATTGGCGATTTGGGGTCGTTCTTCGCCGCCGGGTTGACCACGTCGTTGGCGCCCAGCACCAGCACCACGTCGGCCTGGCCGAATTCGGCGTTGATGTCGTCCATCTCGAACACCTGATCGTACGGTACTTCGGCCTCGGCCAGCAGCACGTTCATGTGCCCGGGCATGCGGCCCGCCACGGGGTGGATGGCGTACTTCACGGTTACGCCGTTGTGGGTCAGCTTCTCGGTCAGCTCCTTCAGCGCGTGCTGGGCACGGGCCACCGCCAAGCCGTAACCCGGGACGATGATCACGCTGTCGGCGTTGCTGAGCAAGAAGGTGGCATCGTCGGCCGAACCGGACTTCACGGGGCGCTGCTCTTTCGAGCCTTGCGCCGCGCCGGCATCGGTATCGCCGCCAAAGCCCCCAAGGATGACGTTGAAGAACGACCGGTTCATCGCCTTGCACATGATGTACGAGAGGATGGCACCGGACGAACCCACCAGGGAGCCTGCGATGATCAGCATCGAATTGTTCAGGGAGAAGCCGATACCGGCCGCCGCCCAGCCCGAATAGCTGTTGAGCATCGACACCACCACGGGCATGTCGGCGCCGCCGATCGGGATGATGATCAGCACGCCCATGACGAAGGCCAGGGCCAGCATCAGGGTGAAGGCGCTGTAATGACCAGTGAAGGTGAACAGCAGGCCCAGGGCGATGGTGGTCAGACCCAGGATCAGGTTCAGCTTGTGCTGGCCGGGGAACTGTACCGGTGCGCCCTGGAACAGGCGGAACTTGTACTTGCCCGACAATTTGCCGAAGGCGATAACCGAGCCGGAGAAGGTAATGGCGCCGATGGCTGCGCCCAGGAACAGCTCCAGGCGGTTACCGGTGGGGATCGGGTCGGTGATCGCGGCAACGATGCCCATCGACTGCGGCTCCAGCACGGCAGCGATGGCAATGAACACCGCAGCCAGGCCGATCATGCTGTGCATGAAGGCGACCAGTTCCGGCATCTTGGTCATCTCGAC from Pseudomonas fortuita carries:
- a CDS encoding NAD(P)(+) transhydrogenase (Re/Si-specific) subunit beta; translation: MSMNLVTLLYLVASVCFIQALKGLSHPTTSRRGNLFGMIGMGIAMLTTVGLIYKLGAELATAGIGYVIVGLLVGGTAGSIMAKRVEMTKMPELVAFMHSMIGLAAVFIAIAAVLEPQSMGIVAAITDPIPTGNRLELFLGAAIGAITFSGSVIAFGKLSGKYKFRLFQGAPVQFPGQHKLNLILGLTTIALGLLFTFTGHYSAFTLMLALAFVMGVLIIIPIGGADMPVVVSMLNSYSGWAAAGIGFSLNNSMLIIAGSLVGSSGAILSYIMCKAMNRSFFNVILGGFGGDTDAGAAQGSKEQRPVKSGSADDATFLLSNADSVIIVPGYGLAVARAQHALKELTEKLTHNGVTVKYAIHPVAGRMPGHMNVLLAEAEVPYDQVFEMDDINAEFGQADVVLVLGANDVVNPAAKNDPKSPIAGMPILEAFKAKTIIVNKRSMASGYAGLDNELFYLDKTMMVFGDAKKVIEDMVKAVE